In the genome of Capra hircus breed San Clemente chromosome 5, ASM170441v1, whole genome shotgun sequence, one region contains:
- the MED21 gene encoding mediator of RNA polymerase II transcription subunit 21, with protein MADRLTQLQDAVNSLADQFCNAIGVLQQCGPPASFSNIQTAINKDQPANPTEEYAQLFAALIARTAKDIDVLIDSLPSEESTAALQAASLYKLEEENHEAATSLEDVVYRGDMLLEKIQSALADIAQSQLKTRSGTHSQSLPDS; from the exons CTTGCAGATCAGTTTTGTAACGCCATTGGAGTGCTGCAGCAGTGTGGCCCTCCTGCCTCCTTTAGTAATATTCAGACAGCCATTAACAAAGATCAGCCGGCTAACCCTACAGAAG AATATGCCCAGCTTTTTGCAGCGCTGATTGCACGAACAGCAAAAGACATTGATGTTCTGATAGATTCCTTACCCAGTGAAGAATCTACAGCTGCTTTACAG GCTGCTAGCTTATATAAGCTTGAAGAGGAAAACCACGAGGCTGCTACCAGTCTGGAGGATGTTGTCTACCGAGGGGACATGCTTCTGGAGAAGATACAGAGCGCACTTGCTGATATTGCACAGTCCCAGCTGAAGACGAGAAGCGGCACCCATAGCCAGTCTCTTCCAGACTCATAG